Sequence from the Sinorhizobium meliloti genome:
ATTTCTTGGGGATATGCTGATGAAGAGACCCGCGTTTTCGACCGCAGTTTCACTCTCGTTACTCGCGTTGGTTTCGAGCCGTGTCAATCTTTCGCATGCCGCAGAGCCGACATTCGCAATACTTCAAGGCATGTGCCGAAATACGAAGGATCCTTTGCAACAGGGATACTGCACTGGTTTTATCGAGGCGATCGCCATACGTATCGCCAGAGATGGTAAGAATTGCGCATTTCTCCAGGACTATATCGACCATGCGAACGCCGATCTTGCTCTTTCCGATCTTATTGCCGATCTGAATCCGGCTGAGTATTCCGAGAAGGCGTTCGATGCGGTAGAAAAATTCTTCTACAACAAAGGCTGCTCCTAAAGGCAGGATTGGGTGCGTGAAATAATGAGTGTTGATTTCCACTGAGAACTGACCCCTATTGCGGGCAAGGGCGATCTGGGAGAACGGCTCCTCGACGCCGAAGCCGAGCGCTGTGTCGGAACCAGAAGAACTCGGTCGATTTCCGGGGACCAAAAGACAAGCCGGGCACCAAGGGACAATATGCCGACGTCGCCATCCATGCCGGGCTGTTCGTAACGGCCCACCCGGCATGGACCTCGACATGCAGATTGAGTTGTTCGAGCAGGCACTGATCGAGCTCGACAATGACGATGAGCTCATCAATAGGGTGTTGGAGATTTCCTCGAAGACGAAGACCTGCGCGTGCTTCGCTACGGTCTACCGAAAGAATAGTCAAAAGGGCGCGGGCAGCATAGCCGAGGTAGCTAGCCTATTCGTGCTTTGGTCGGCTTGGGTAACGGGATTTCTAGGACTGCTGTGGCTCGGCATCTATTCGCTGCTCTTACCGGCTCTGGTGCGCGGCGTTGGCGATGTGGCGCAGGCCTTAGCGACCAGAGCACAGCGCACCGGGCCTCCCGGCATCGTACTGAGCGTGGTCATAGTCAGGGCTGCCAGGGCAGCGGTGATCGCCGCCGCGGTCGCATGGCTCGCCTACATCTGGCGCATCAGAGCCGCAGCCCTCGCCGGCAGCGAACCCGGCGCGATCGTGATACCGGGATTGCTCAACGGTATCATCGCCCTCTTGGTCGCCGACCTGCTTTGGCAGATGTCAAAGGCGTTAATCGCTTATCGGATGGGACTTGGGTCTAAGGACGGTTCCAACGCCGATGAACTCGCCTTTCGCAGCTCCCAGCGCCTCGTCCATCTCCGCTTCCAAGATCCTGCATCACGGTGCGGATCACCTCGCGCAGCCCATCGGGGTTTGAAAGCAAAATGTCTTTGACGGCGGCGCTGGCTGTCTTACCCTCACTCTTGCTCATGGTGGCGTTCCTTCCAGGGAATCAGGTGACGTTCAACATCGCCAGCCTGCCATGACCGCCTCTCTCAGTGAATTTGCAGAACCTTCGGCACACTACCTTCATTTCCGTCCGCATACCCGCCTATAGCGGCATCATGTCTAACGGCGAGTGAACCACACAAATTGAGGAAGACCCTCTTAAAATTCCATCCCCGGCGGGAACAGCCGCATTGTCAAGTTTATTTGCTAGCATTACAGTTGCATATCTATCTGTGGTCTGCATCTATGGGTCTCCATGATTCGGAGGTCATGGATGACAGGTGCATCAATCGAGACTACGCTTGAGCTTTGGGCATCATCGCTGCGTGACGTGAAAGCTGCGCGGACTGTTTACGCAGGAGCGAGTTGCAGCATCTGCGAACTCTTTTCCTGGACGGCTTGCTGGGTGACGAGCGGCGTAAGACAGGTTGGATGCGCGCTGAGGCGGCCGGTGATCCCGGCCCGTGGCGGCAACAAGCCATTCTGGGTCGCGGGCGTTGGGACGCGGACGGACTTCGCGACATCGTGCGAGAGTATGTTGTCGAAAACCTCGCCACAGATGATGCGGTCCTGGTCATCGACGAGACGGGCTTTCTCAAGCAGGGCAAGACATCGTGCGGTGTTGCACGTCAATATACAGGTTCGGCTGGCAAGATAACGAACTGCCAGATCGGTGTGTTCGCCGCCTATGTGTCCGTTCGCGGCCATGCCTCTATCGATCGAGCCCTGTACTTGCCCAAGAGCTGGACTGGCGATCCGGCAAGGCTTGCAGCAGCTCATGTTCCTGAGGTTACAGCCTTCGCTACCAAGCCAGGCCTGGCTGTCGAGGTGATACGGCGTGCGCTGGCAGCCAATGTGCCGTTTTCATGGGTGGCCGCAGATGCGGTCTATGGCGTCGGGGACGTTGAAGGGACCCTGCGGCGAGCCTGCAAAGGCTACGTTCTTGGGGTTAAATCGACCACCATTTCGGCTCCTGGTCGGGGAAGCCTCCGGTCGCCGGCACAGCACAGGAGATCGCCCGCGATCTCGATCCAAGTGCATGGCAGCGTCTTTCCGCCGGTGAGGGCACCAAAGGCGCGCGGCTTCATGACTGGGCGTACTGCGAACTCGCCGATCTCGATGCCGACGAATACAGCGAGACGAAATCGGGGCTTTGGACCCGTGGCCTCCTGATCCGGCGCAATATCAGCGACGGTGATCTCGCATTCTTCACCACATGGTGCCCGGCCGGGACGGGCATCCAGACGCTCGTTTCCGTTGAAGGCCATCGCTGGGCGATCGAAGACAGCTTCGAGACCGCCAAGAACGAGCTCGGACTCGATTACAACGAAACCCGGTCATGGCATGGCTGGCATCGCCACGTCTCCCTCGTCATGCTCGCCTTCGCCATGATGGCGGTGATCCGATACCGCGCCAATGACGTGACGCCCCAAAAAAGACCGCGGATGCCGACCATCAGGATTTGATCCGCTGGTCTATCCAGGATAGTCCGGCGCATCGCCATCAGACTCGCCCAGCGTCGCATAAACCCCGCCTACGTCATCGCATGGTCATGCTGGAGGCGCGCCCATCAGGCGGCCGCTCGACGAGCTCATCTGAGAACTAAAATGCAACTGTAATGCTAAGTGATAGCTATATATCGGCGCGGCACTGCGGGTTATCAGTTATAGTTGCTTCATGTCTTCTACAAAAGTGAAAAGGTCGTCCCGCCCCGTGCGTTGGGGCTTGGCGGTAAAGCTGTTTACCATCCTCGTCCTGCTGGGCGCGATCGCGGTCCTGGTCACCGGGGTGCTCGGTTATTTCCGCGCCCGCGACGCCCTCGAAAAGGCTGTCTTCGACCAGCTCACGGCCGCCCGTCAGACCAAAACGCGTCAGGTCGAAGACTACTTCCGCACGATCGATGCCGAGTTACGCCTTCTTGCCTCCTCTAAGATGGCGGTTGATGCAACGCGCGAGTTCCGGATCGTGGTCGACCAGCTCGACCGGGCAGGCGCGCCACCCGAATTGCGCCAGAAGGTCGGCACCTGGTATACCGAGAACTTCATCCCCGGAATTACGCGTGTTCTGGGCAGGAAGCCGGTTCTGGCCGACTACCTGCCAGTCGGCGCCGCTCCCTACTATCTCCAATATCACTACATCGTCGCCAATCCGCATCCGGCGGAGCGGCGCAAGCTTCTCGACGACGCCGGCGACGGAAGCGAATACAGCAGGCTGCACGCCATGTATCATCCCATGATGCGCGCCGCAGCCGCAACGCTCGGTTTCTTCGACTTCATGATAGCCGACCCCAAATCCGGTCGCCTGATCTACACGGTGGAGAAGGAGGTGGATTTTACCACCTCCCTCCAGGCCGGTCCCTACCGCCACTCCAACGCCGCAGCCGCCGCCGCCCGCTGCGCAGCAAGCCCCGACCGGTCGGCCGTATGCCTGGAGGATTTCGCCCCTTATGCGCCATCGGGCGGAGCACCCATTGCCTTCATGGGAGCACCGGTGATTGACCGGGGCGTCGTCATCGGCGTGCTCATCGCGCAATTGTCGAACGAGGAGATCGACAACGTCGTCACCGGCGGTCGTCGCTGGCGACAGGAAGGATTTGGCGACACGGGTGAGGCTTATCTCGTCGGGCCCGATTACCTGGTCCGCTCTGGCCCGCGAGCGTTCTATGAGAATCGTGAGAACTACTTCGCCGAACTCAAGTCCGTCGGCGCCCCGGGGGAGGAAATTGCCGCAATTGAGCGTTACGGGACGCCAGTGCAGCATCAGCGCATCAACACCAAGGCCACCCAGGCTGCGCTCGCCGGCGTCGAGGGCACGGGCGAGATTGTCGGCTACCGTGGCGTCCCCACGCTCGCTTC
This genomic interval carries:
- a CDS encoding IS701 family transposase, encoding MQHLRTLFLDGLLGDERRKTGWMRAEAAGDPGPWRQQAILGRGRWDADGLRDIVREYVVENLATDDAVLVIDETGFLKQGKTSCGVARQYTGSAGKITNCQIGVFAAYVSVRGHASIDRALYLPKSWTGDPARLAAAHVPEVTAFATKPGLAVEVIRRALAANVPFSWVAADAVYGVGDVEGTLRRACKGYVLGVKSTTISAPGRGSLRSPAQHRRSPAISIQVHGSVFPPVRAPKARGFMTGRTANSPISMPTNTARRNRGFGPVAS
- a CDS encoding adenylate/guanylate cyclase domain-containing protein, whose protein sequence is MAVKLFTILVLLGAIAVLVTGVLGYFRARDALEKAVFDQLTAARQTKTRQVEDYFRTIDAELRLLASSKMAVDATREFRIVVDQLDRAGAPPELRQKVGTWYTENFIPGITRVLGRKPVLADYLPVGAAPYYLQYHYIVANPHPAERRKLLDDAGDGSEYSRLHAMYHPMMRAAAATLGFFDFMIADPKSGRLIYTVEKEVDFTTSLQAGPYRHSNAAAAAARCAASPDRSAVCLEDFAPYAPSGGAPIAFMGAPVIDRGVVIGVLIAQLSNEEIDNVVTGGRRWRQEGFGDTGEAYLVGPDYLVRSGPRAFYENRENYFAELKSVGAPGEEIAAIERYGTPVQHQRINTKATQAALAGVEGTGEIVGYRGVPTLASWGPLAIPGIKWGLVAKIDSAEAFAPIERLRQDLLVVGGLALLVVAATGAWLSRALLGPLRELTAGVRRFAAGDYRASVPVRTHDEIGQLCSAFNGMVEDLHQKNVVIENKNRENEQLLLNVLPAPIANRLRGGEEAIADGFAEVTVAFADLVGFTELTSEMPPHDVVTLLNELFTRFDSAAHDLGIEKIKTVGDAYMAVCGLPEPVANHAERMVRMAIRMVHITREHGMEHNASMKLRVGINTGPVVAGVIGTSKYIYDLWGDTVNLASRMESGGIPDSIQVTRSVYEKLKGQFAFEPRGAIEVKGKGKVEAWVLRL